One part of the Treponema sp. OMZ 787 genome encodes these proteins:
- a CDS encoding ATP-binding cassette domain-containing protein translates to MKNNFSLNDENTEVKKLSEKSIQDILSEYPFIEDFINENRLIEIGILKNKEQTLKEFLQSLSDELCEEEAVNKEELYDAFFEYIIQMRAFLNLEDANEVKSLTILPGTNKSGEAETFDELTLYTSQIISIVGPTGSGKSRLLADIEWTAQRDTPTNRSILINGKTPDKTIRFSVNNKLVAQLSQNMNFVMDLSVKEFIELHAESRLIKNKEEAVKNIIEAANNLAGEKFNLDTPITALSGGQSRALMIADTAILSASPIVLIDEIENAGIDRKKALELLVSKEKIVLMATHDPALALYADKRIVIKNGGISSVIETSKKEKEILAELEIMDAKIQNMRARLRAGEELGLTGKARI, encoded by the coding sequence ATGAAAAATAATTTTAGTTTAAATGATGAAAATACAGAGGTTAAAAAACTTTCAGAAAAATCGATTCAAGATATTTTAAGCGAATACCCTTTTATTGAAGATTTTATAAATGAAAACCGCTTGATTGAAATAGGTATTTTAAAAAACAAAGAGCAGACTTTAAAAGAATTTTTACAATCTCTTTCAGACGAGCTTTGTGAAGAAGAAGCCGTAAACAAAGAAGAACTGTACGATGCCTTTTTTGAATATATAATTCAAATGAGGGCCTTTTTAAATTTGGAAGATGCAAACGAGGTTAAAAGCCTTACAATTCTCCCGGGAACAAATAAGTCGGGAGAGGCGGAAACCTTTGATGAGCTTACCCTCTATACTTCTCAAATTATTTCGATTGTTGGCCCTACAGGTTCAGGGAAGTCAAGACTCCTAGCCGATATCGAATGGACAGCCCAACGCGATACACCTACAAACCGCAGCATCTTGATTAACGGAAAAACGCCGGATAAAACAATCCGCTTTTCGGTAAACAATAAACTTGTAGCCCAGCTTTCGCAAAACATGAACTTTGTAATGGATTTGTCTGTAAAAGAATTTATAGAACTTCATGCCGAAAGCCGTTTAATAAAAAACAAGGAAGAGGCGGTAAAAAACATTATAGAGGCGGCAAACAATCTTGCAGGCGAAAAATTTAATTTGGATACTCCAATAACGGCCTTGAGCGGAGGACAGTCGAGGGCTCTTATGATTGCCGATACTGCCATTTTAAGCGCCTCTCCAATCGTCCTAATAGACGAAATAGAAAATGCCGGTATAGACCGCAAAAAAGCCTTGGAGCTTTTGGTTTCAAAGGAAAAGATTGTTTTGATGGCCACACACGATCCGGCTCTGGCCCTCTATGCGGATAAGCGGATAGTTATCAAAAACGGAGGAATATCATCCGTTATAGAAACTTCAAAAAAAGAAAAAGAAATCCTTGCCGAGCTTGAAATTATGGATGCAAAAATTCAAAATATGAGAGCTAGGCTAAGGGCAGGAGAAGAGCTTGGGCTTACAGGCAAGGCAAGAATATAG
- a CDS encoding HRDC domain-containing protein, whose protein sequence is MAQLLLLIKYLRDERKKLAEQAGIPVYAVVTNAQLAQIAVEKPKSISELSKIEGICFTHYSRICPYCNKLL, encoded by the coding sequence ATGGCTCAATTACTACTGCTGATAAAGTATCTAAGGGATGAACGCAAAAAACTTGCAGAACAAGCAGGTATTCCTGTCTATGCGGTGGTAACGAATGCACAGCTTGCTCAAATTGCAGTCGAAAAACCTAAAAGCATATCCGAATTATCTAAAATTGAAGGAATCTGCTTTACACATTACTCCCGTATTTGCCCATATTGCAATAAGCTGTTGTAG
- a CDS encoding GTP-binding protein: MNLIIFSGPPSSGKTSVILKTIEALKKQNIKTGAVKFDCLYTDDDLLYQKAGIPVQKGISGSLCPDHFFVSNIEEVVQWGIKEKLDLLISESAGLCNRCSPYIKSILGICVIDNLSGINTPKKIGPLLKSADIVVITKGDIVSQAEREVFAARVNAVNPRAVIMHVNGLTGQGAFELSTLLTDKAESLSTVQGMELRFPMPAALCSYCLGETRIGENFQMGNIRKMKIAEAQELGENS, encoded by the coding sequence ATGAACTTAATAATATTTTCAGGCCCGCCCTCGTCGGGCAAAACGAGCGTAATCTTAAAAACAATCGAAGCTCTAAAAAAACAAAATATAAAAACGGGGGCAGTAAAATTCGACTGCCTTTATACTGATGATGATCTCCTATATCAAAAAGCAGGCATTCCGGTGCAAAAAGGAATATCCGGCTCCCTCTGCCCAGATCACTTCTTTGTGTCAAACATTGAAGAGGTTGTACAATGGGGCATCAAGGAAAAACTCGATCTTTTGATAAGTGAATCCGCAGGTCTTTGCAACCGATGCTCTCCCTATATAAAGAGCATCTTAGGCATCTGCGTAATCGACAACCTGTCGGGAATAAACACGCCTAAAAAAATAGGCCCTCTTTTAAAGTCAGCCGACATTGTAGTTATCACAAAGGGAGACATCGTTTCGCAGGCTGAACGCGAAGTTTTTGCGGCAAGGGTAAATGCTGTAAATCCTCGGGCAGTCATCATGCATGTAAACGGTCTTACGGGCCAAGGTGCCTTTGAGCTTAGCACCCTTTTAACGGATAAGGCAGAATCTCTTTCTACAGTACAAGGAATGGAGCTGCGCTTTCCCATGCCGGCGGCCCTCTGCTCTTATTGTTTGGGTGAAACAAGAATAGGAGAAAATTTTCAGATGGGAAATATCCGCAAGATGAAGATTGCAGAAGCACAAGAACTGGGAGAAAACAGTTAA